The genomic interval AAGGCGATGAGTCGTGATGATAACAATATTGCGACTGTGCGTACAGGAGAAGTAACGCCTTATTCAAATATCGTTTTGGAATCTAATGTAGATTTTATTGGCGAAGCAATTAAATAATGGGTCTATAAATTAAAGAAAAAAGTAGAATGTTCATTCTATAGAAGAAAGATGTCATAAAATTATACAAAAAACCGGTCTAACACATGATGTACCATGTGTTAGACCGGTTTTTATATATTATTTTTAATGCCCACTTGTGACTTTGATTCCAATGATACTAATTAGAAGCAGTGCAATAAATAGCCAAGTCATTGGTGCAATGTGATCACCGAAGAACACAAAACCAACAATCACGGCACCAACAGCACCGATTCCTGTCCAAATTGGATAAGCGGTACTTAGGGGTAATGTCTTTGTGGCTTGTGATAGTAACCAGAAGCTCAAAATCATCCCAATAATAGTTAGAGCTGCATAATTAAGTTTAGAAAATCCTTCACTCAACTTTAGCGTTGATGCCCAAACGACTTCAAATAGTCCTGCTAATGTTAAATAAATCCATGCCATAATAATTGCCTCCCAATAGCGAATGTCTTATGTGAAATATGTAAGTATTGACCAATTTAGCACACTAATAATATAAGGGCAAGGCATGCATTGGTTAATCATGTATAATGAACCCAAGAGAAATGTTGAAAGGATGAAAGCATGGAAAAAGTTATTTTAAATTGGATCAATGCCAATATGATGCTAGTTGAAAGTATCGAAGCGCTTATCATTGTATTGTTAAGTTGGCTTATTGGAAAATATTTGGTGAGTCGCGTATACGACATGGTTACAAAACGACTAGTTAACCGTCATACATTAGCTACATTGGTACATGCATTAATTGTGCCAACTCGGTGGCTAGTTTATCTAGCTGGGATGTGCCTAGCAGCATATACACTACACTTACCTAAAAATATGATGATTATCGTTGGGCAAATAGCTGGGACGGTTTTAGCAATCTTAATTGCCGTTACTTTCTATAGTTTAATGCCCACTTTATTTGGCGCAGTCAATAAAGTTGGTACACATCTTGATGTTGATATTGATGAATTGGTATCGCCGTTTATGACCCGTATTCTCCAAGCAATTATTGTTGTTGTTGATTTCTTTGTGGTATTTGCTATTTGGGGAATTAATGTAGGGGCTTTGTTCACAGGAGTTGGGTTAGCTGGTTTGGCTGTTTCAATGGCTGCTCAAGATCAAATTCGTAATTTGTTAGGTGGAGTAGTGATTATTACGGAAAAGCCATTCACTATTGGAGACAAAATCAAATCTCCATCTGTATTAGGTGTGGTTGAAGATATTACTTTCCGTTCAACACATCTTCGAACACCTGATGGGGATCTGCAAGTCGTACCGAATGCGACGTTATCAAATGAGCCGATTAAAAACTTGTCGCGTGTGGATGTCCCACATATTACATTACAATTCGTACTGGCAAACGATACAACTAAACAACAATTAGATAAGCTATTTGATTCTATTTTGGCATTTTTACGAGAAGACGATCGTTTTATGGCTAAGCATATGGAATATCGGGTACAGGTTGATGAATTTACAGAGCGAGGAATATCTATTTCTGTAAACGGGCCATTGTCTGAATTTGGCGCTCAAGAAGTCGCTGATACAAAAAACGATTTAAATATTGAAATTTTGAAATTAGTAGAGTTACAAGAATTACAATTTAATTAACAAGTTTTGAAATCGTTTTCTTTTTACTTGTGTAAACGTTTTCCTTGTGGTATGATTTCAAACATTGAAACAAATGAGCAGGAGAAAAATCTGCCAAACGGAAGAGGAGAGTTTACATATGTCAATTTTGATTGCGCTGATTCCAGCACT from Weissella ceti carries:
- a CDS encoding DMT family transporter, with the protein product MAWIYLTLAGLFEVVWASTLKLSEGFSKLNYAALTIIGMILSFWLLSQATKTLPLSTAYPIWTGIGAVGAVIVGFVFFGDHIAPMTWLFIALLLISIIGIKVTSGH
- a CDS encoding mechanosensitive ion channel family protein, translated to MEKVILNWINANMMLVESIEALIIVLLSWLIGKYLVSRVYDMVTKRLVNRHTLATLVHALIVPTRWLVYLAGMCLAAYTLHLPKNMMIIVGQIAGTVLAILIAVTFYSLMPTLFGAVNKVGTHLDVDIDELVSPFMTRILQAIIVVVDFFVVFAIWGINVGALFTGVGLAGLAVSMAAQDQIRNLLGGVVIITEKPFTIGDKIKSPSVLGVVEDITFRSTHLRTPDGDLQVVPNATLSNEPIKNLSRVDVPHITLQFVLANDTTKQQLDKLFDSILAFLREDDRFMAKHMEYRVQVDEFTERGISISVNGPLSEFGAQEVADTKNDLNIEILKLVELQELQFN